The window TTCATCTGGCTTCCTTGAGTGCTCACGTTTTCGAGTATACAATAAATTTACTTGCGTTCGTCCTGGTTGAAGTGTCCTCATACTTCCGCGCACACCAAAAAGAATCAGTTCGGTAACATTCCTAAAATAGAATCCAACGCCCCTGCCATCTGGACCTCCATCTTTACGTACCTTATACCACACCAGATTTGACTTGTACGTAAATCCCCATGCTTCCATCACCTTAAGACCTTCCTGCAATAAGGCATTTGGCACCCATAAATAACAGTGGGACTTTGCCGCAGCGAGTTTGGACACAGGAAGCTCCATGATCTCTTTCAGCTCCATTGTTTGGTATCTGAGAAGCCTCTTATGCTCCGGAGCCATTTTCCCTGTTCTATTTTGGAATTGCCAGGGTGGATCAGCCAATATGGTCGAATAAATACCTTGAGCTTTAACAAGTAAATCTTCTGAAGGGTTAACCTGTGTTATGTTATACACTTTGCCCACAGCCTGCGCC is drawn from Nitrospirota bacterium and contains these coding sequences:
- a CDS encoding S-adenosylmethionine-binding protein, with translation MGKVYNITQVNPSEDLLVKAQGIYSTILADPPWQFQNRTGKMAPEHKRLLRYQTMELKEIMELPVSKLAAAKSHCYLWVPNALLQEGLKVMEAWGFTYKSNLVWYKVRKDGGPDGRGVGFYFRNVTELILFGVRGSMRTLQPGRTQVNLLYTRKREHSRKPDEIYNLIEACSPGPYLELFARFRRSGWDQWGNEDVEENSFRGVAKRKAHIDPQFVLLESPRGYGSGKKPGR